A region from the Arachis ipaensis cultivar K30076 chromosome B01, Araip1.1, whole genome shotgun sequence genome encodes:
- the LOC107611131 gene encoding protein FAR1-RELATED SEQUENCE 5-like produces MQKSVWKVRTIVDEHNHELAPAIFTNLLPSHRKMSEGDKAQVDSFKQFGIPTSKIMAYMAGQSGGYSMLRFTKRDLYNYVHGQRLARISDGDAAATIGYLEGKANVDMMTSAHYTRTPDNRLGSLFWADGEMMADYQLFGDILAFDSTYRANKYRKPMVVFSGSNHHKQTSIFGFALLEDEEVRTYRWVLLNLLDVMGHKKPCVVVTDGDKAMRAAIAEVIPTTKHRLCSWHLEKNYVQRVKETEFRKVFQKALYANLDINEFEEYWKTAVESLGLQDNIWVQSTYDSRESWAMAYLRGTFCAGYRTTSRCEGINAFVKGFLRSTDSILELVHSLDRVVKDYRNNEVTAQFYSTYYTPVLTTGLNSIELFASKVYTRAVFREVKKQIKGVATLLFRGRDSISTTCVYKFSKMGKPNRTYKVLYDPNEERIECECSMWNSEGIPCSHIFCVMKYEGLEKIPGGLILSR; encoded by the coding sequence ATGCAAAAGAGCGTGTGGAAGGTAAGAACCATCGTTGACGAACACAACCACGAGCTTGCCCCAGCGATTTTTACAAATCTCCTTCCTAGTCATCGAAAGATGAGCGAAGGTGACAAGGCACAAGTGGATAGTTTCAAGCAATTTGGGATCCCAACCTCGAAAATAATGGCTTACATGGCAGGGCAATCTGGTGGGTATAGTATGCTTCGGTTTACAAAACGGGATTTGTACAATTATGTTCACGGACAGCGGCTTGCGCGAATATCGGATGGGGATGCAGCAGCCACTATCGGTTACTTAGAGGGTAAAGCGAACGTGGACATGATGACCTCGGCACACTACACACGGACCCCGGATAATCGACTGGGCAGCCTATTTTGGGCTGATGGGGAGATGATGGCGGACTATCAGCTATTCGGTGATATTTTGGCCTTTGATTCTACGTATCGTGCTAACAAGTACAGGAAGCCGATGGTGGTATTCTCTGGGTCAAATCACCATAAACAAACATCCATTTTTGGGTTCGCGTTGCTTGAGGATGAAGAGGTTCGTACTTACCGGTGGGTGTTATTGAACCTGCTGGATGTGATGGGACATAAGAAGCCTTGTGTAGTAGTCACGGATGGGGACAAGGCGATGCGAGCTGCGATTGCAGAGGTGATCCCGACCACGAAACATAGGTTGTGCAGTTGGCACCTTGAGAAGAATTACGTCCAGAGGGTTAAGGAGACAGAATTCCGCAAGGTTTTTCAGAAAGCGCTGTATGCCAACTTGGATATCAATGAGTTTGAGGAGTATTGGAAGACGGCGGTTGAGTCGCTTGGCCTACAAGATAACATCTGGGTTCAGAGCACATACGATAGTAGAGAAAGCTGGGCAATGGCCTACCTGAGGGGCACATTCTGTGCGGGATACAGGACTACCTCAAGATGTGAAGGGATCAATGCTTTTGTTAAGGGTTTTCTTAGATCAACTGATAGCATTTTGGAACTTGTACACAGTTTAGATCGAGTTGTAAAAGACTATCGGAATAATGAAGTAACAGCCCAATTCTATTCCACCTATTATACTCCTGTGCTAACGACTGGACTTAATTCGATCGAGCTTTTTGCTTCGAAGGTGTATACACGAGCGGTTTTCAGAGAAGTGAAGAAACAAATAAAAGGTGTGGCGACGCTATTGTTTCGGGGCAGGGACAGCATTAGCACGACGTGTGTGTACAAGTTTTCGAAGATGGGGAAACCTAATAGGACATACAAGGTGTTGTATGATCCGAACGAGGAAAGGATTGAGTGTGAATGTTCAATGTGGAACAGTGAGGGGATTCCCTGTAGTCATATATTCTGTGTGATGAAGTATGAGGGCTTGGAAAAAATACCTGGCGGTCTTATTTTGAGCAGATAG